The Panulirus ornatus isolate Po-2019 chromosome 32, ASM3632096v1, whole genome shotgun sequence genome includes a window with the following:
- the LOC139759294 gene encoding uncharacterized protein, protein MSDVPDSSTSIRRSSKEGDSEHARHVRKGSSHRTSSRSSPSQREALQGGNNRPHGHVTGDGGDSASQHCTRSLPSTSRDEASAPPWNMVMDALAALRGDVEKMMEERNLGPSRGADDAAAAADVNIGLSSQVVPPSRSPTGFSGFTPAEHYLSSDDCVSQNDGRPDSVLLQCARAYGPVDEVSDGIDQHVADMVNHVFAHGLREEEYKEILEDAAAKRPDNCHASAPVDCNLQVLDALKTDAKKADFRLKDVGKDIITAATILTKSLTVLDKIAQTSQPDVAQEVGILNGALALLGHANHKNNLARRFIIKREINHKYAHLCSDKVPMTRLLFGDDDVSLSAKHIEESEKLRSKIAPRKPLSTSKFGPGKFRGSFGRLPYRGFMARFHPYGQRTHGPRSEHRQSFSRQGPGTKNSRGRGHNPRQ, encoded by the coding sequence ATGTCGGATGTCCCGGACAGTTCCACCAGCATACGGAGGTCGAGTAAGGAGGGAGATTCTGAACATGCCAGGCATGTGAGGAAAGGCTCCTCGCATAGGACTAGCTCCAGGAGCAGCCCTTCTCAGCGGGAGGCTCTTCAGGGCGGTAACAATAGGCCCCATGGTCACGtcactggtgatggcggtgactcTGCTTCCCAGCACTGCACACGTTCCTTACCTTCTACCTCACGGGATGAGGCATCTGCGCCGCCATGGAACATGGTGATGGACGCTTTGGCTGCTTtacgtggtgatgtggagaaaATGATGGAGGAAAGGAACTTAGGCCCCAGTCGGGGGGCTGATGACGCCGCGGCGGCCGCCGATGTAAACATTGGCCTTTCTAGCCAGGTGGTGCCTCCCTCGCGCTCGCCCACGGGTTTTTCGGGCTTTACTCCAGCTGAGCATTacctttccagtgatgattgtgtcTCTCAGAATGACGGGCGGCCTGACAGTGTTCTCCTGCAGTGCGCCAGGGCTTACGGTCCTGTGGATGAGGTGTCTGATGGCATTGACCAGCATGTTGCCGATATGGTTAACCATGTATTTGCTCACGGCTTGCGAGAGGAGGAGTATAAGGAGATTTTGGAGGATGCTGCAGCTAAGAGGCCAGATAACTGTCATGCCTCAGCGCCCGTGGATTGCAACTTGCAAGTTTTAGATGCATTGAAGACTGATGCCAAGAAGGCAGACTTCCGTTTGAaggatgttgggaaagacattattacGGCTGCCACAATTTTGACTAAGTCACTCACAGTGCTTGACAAGATCGCCCAGACTAGCCAACCAGATGTTGCCCAGGAAGTGGGCATACTTAATGGTGCCCTGGCACTCCTGGGTCATGCTAATCACAAGAATAATCTGGCTCGCCGGTTCATCATCAAGCGCGAAATTAACCACAAGTATGCTCACCTCTGTTCAGACAAGGTGCCCATGACTCGTCTTCTGTTTGGGGATGATGATGTCTCACTCTCAGCCAAGCACATTGAGGAGTCTGAAAAGTTAAGGAGTAAGATTGCTCCAAGGAAACCGCTCTCTACCTCGAAGTTTGGTCCTGGCAAGTTTAGGGGCTCTTTTGGGAGACTGCCATACAGGGGTTTTATGGCCAGGTTTCATCCATATGGCCAACGCACGCATGGTCCCCGGAGTGAGCACCGGCAATCCTTCTCACGGCAGGGGCCTGGGACAAAAAACTCCCGAGGCCGGGGTCACAATCCCCGGCAGTAA